The proteins below come from a single Dermacentor albipictus isolate Rhodes 1998 colony chromosome 7, USDA_Dalb.pri_finalv2, whole genome shotgun sequence genomic window:
- the LOC139047885 gene encoding uncharacterized protein, with translation MAEQQLQHDKKSSKVTTFNRAAPATTDATRGRPHYRSRRHSQSQSRSRSRVHRSSMDQKQPRGRSRSGSRSLTQQKQPPKEPQAAWTKTPDHLTRKTTADILVQPKDDVVDGPSKAQTRAILALDLKGAFDNVSGDLILNNLAFSRCGKRICDYARAFLSDRAATIGRGDIRSDILKLSGRGTPQGSVLSPTLFNGAMAKVPPLLDKLPNVLHALYADDITIWVTTGSDGAIKDALQEAVNIVQEYATAGGLTCAADKSELLLVLKKRNKADIPPAITLHLSGTLFQG, from the exons atggcGGAGCAACAACTCCAGCACGACAAGAAGTCCAGCAAGGTAACGACATTCAACAGGGCGGCACCTGCGACTACTGATGCAACACGTGGTCGTCCTCACTACCGATCCCGGAGACACAGCCAGTCCCAAAGTCGTAGTAGGTCCAGGGTCCACAGGTCGTCCATGGACCAGAAGCAACCACGTGGTCGAAGCCGATCTGGGAGCCGCAGCCtgacgcagcagaaacagccaccGAAGGAACCTCAGGCCGCATGGACGAAGACACCCGACCATCTCACCAGGAAGACGACAGCG gacatactcgTACAACCTAAGGATGATGTTGTGgatggtccaagtaaagctcaaacaagagccattctggcgttggacctcaaaggagccttcgataacgtctcaggtgacctcattctaaacaaccttgcattctcccgatgcggaaagcgcatctGTGATTATGcccgagcctttttatctgaccgaGCAGCCACCATCGGCCgaggtgatattcggtcggatatcctaaaactttccggcagagggactccccagggttcggttctctcacccaccctgttcaacgggGCGATGGCAAAGGTACCACCGCTCCTCGACAAGCTTCCGAACGTGCttcacgccctgtacgccgatgatattacaatctgggtgaccacagggtcagacggcgccattaaagacgcactacaggaagccgtaaatatagttcaagagtatgcaacagccggaggactcacctGCGCAGCTGataagtcggagctcctgcttgtattaaaaaaacggaacaaggccgatattccaccagccatcacattgcacCTCAGTGggacgttattccaagggtag